The genomic interval AGGGTTCTGGATATTACCGCGATACAAAGCTTAATCTTATGTTAACATATATCAGTTTTTTCTACAGACAGCTGTTGATTTGAGAATATCTATAAAGCTTATGCTAAAGCCAGGAATTGTCCATCACTTAGCATTATATCACTCAATCACCCATTCATGAATTCCAGAAGAGTTATCTTTAGGAAGACGGACTTCCAGTCTCAACGCTTTAGTTTTTACAGGTTTAAAACGAAGAACATTAAACTTATCCTTTTCAATAAGATAGCCAGTAACCGCTTCTACAGGAACCCACTTTCCTTCACTTAAATAAAGAAGCTGATAACTGTCAGGAATCCGGCATCCGCCCCATGGGCTATCATCAAACCAATAGACTTTTGAGGCTGAAACTTCATACTCCTGATCAAAATCGTATTGCAGAAACTCATTTGAACCCTTTTTGGGCCACCAATGCAAATAAGGGTAACTTTTATCTTTAGCATCTGCCGGTTCATATTGATCTTTTACAGCAGCCAGCAATTGTTTATGAGTTAATGATCCTGACACTTTACTTCTGGAGGCAATACTTGCAGCAGGCCTGGGTCTTGAAACAGACTCTTCATAGGGTACCCAAACGGTCATCTCACTAGCTCCCCGGTTTGCCCAGGCATAATAAGGTATTGCAGTAACTTTCTGATCGACTTTAATCAGCTCGTTACTATTGAGCTTTCTGTGCGTGCCTGAGCCTGGTACAGTTAATACTTCTATTCCATTCAGCAAATCAGGATTAAAGTGTGAAGTTACCTCCGCATTTTTAGCTATAATAATATCCTGGACTACACTGTCTTTATTATCCGGACCTTCCAGACAATAAACAACAGGCCCCCGCTGAAAAGCAAAGCGGCCTTTATCATCCTTTACTTTTTCATTTGCAAAAACTTTCCTGGTTTCCATCGGAACAGCAAACACTAACTGATCACCCTTTTTCCAGGTACGGTCAATAACTGCATAACCTTTAACTACCGTATATTTAAATGGCTTTCCATTTAAAGTAAGCATAACCGGTGAAGGCTTCGTCTCCATAAAACTGTACAATGTACCTGGAACAGCCTCATTACGTGCCCATCCGGGAATACGGATATGCAAAGTGAATGCTGCATTTTTTTCCGGATCTATTTTTATCGCCACTTTTCCATCCCATGGATAAGCGGTAACCTGTGCAATTTTCACTTGAGTAACAGGAAGTTTAATCTCACTCGTATTCCCCATAAAGAGGTTTACATATAAGTTATTTTCATTTTGGGCGTATACATAACCTGGTACAGAAGGTAAAAACCTGGTCATATTAGAAATGCAGCAGGCACAACTGAACCATCCACTACGCTCATGCTGATGCATAGAAGATAAAGGGTTAGGATAAAAAAAACGATCTCCTGAAAGAGAAACTCCCGATAGTAAACCATTATATAAGGTGCGTTCCAAAACATCGATATATTTAGAATCTCCGTGTAACTGAAACATCCTGCTGTTCCAGTAAATATTGGCAATTGCTGCACAGGTCTCTGCATAAGCAGACATATTGGGCAAATGATAAGCTTCACCAAATGCCTCACCCTCCCCCATTGAACCAATTCCTCCGGTGATATAAAGTTTTTTATTCACGACATCCTCCCAGATATCATCAATGGCTTTCAGGTACCTTTTATCTCCCGTAATTGCGGCCACATCAGCCATACCCGTATACATATAGGCCGCTCTTACAGCATGCCCAACTGCCTCGTGCTGGTCAACGACC from Pedobacter sp. WC2423 carries:
- a CDS encoding glycoside hydrolase family 127 protein, which translates into the protein MMKLNNILTLLCLFSGTVYAQKKDYPIQPVAFTQVHVNDQFWAPKMEINAKVTIPHTLQQCKMDGRIDNFLRASKTIPGDKLTVFPFDDTDIYKVIEGASYAIQMKADPVMEKYVDTLISIIGAAQEKDGYLYTFRTVNAAKPHEWIGSKRWEKEEELSHELYNSGHLFESAAAHYQATGKKTLLNIALKNADLLVRDFGYGKTERYPGHQVVEIGLVRLYRITGNEQYLNLAKFFLDERGPKGNAYNQAQAKVVDQHEAVGHAVRAAYMYTGMADVAAITGDKRYLKAIDDIWEDVVNKKLYITGGIGSMGEGEAFGEAYHLPNMSAYAETCAAIANIYWNSRMFQLHGDSKYIDVLERTLYNGLLSGVSLSGDRFFYPNPLSSMHQHERSGWFSCACCISNMTRFLPSVPGYVYAQNENNLYVNLFMGNTSEIKLPVTQVKIAQVTAYPWDGKVAIKIDPEKNAAFTLHIRIPGWARNEAVPGTLYSFMETKPSPVMLTLNGKPFKYTVVKGYAVIDRTWKKGDQLVFAVPMETRKVFANEKVKDDKGRFAFQRGPVVYCLEGPDNKDSVVQDIIIAKNAEVTSHFNPDLLNGIEVLTVPGSGTHRKLNSNELIKVDQKVTAIPYYAWANRGASEMTVWVPYEESVSRPRPAASIASRSKVSGSLTHKQLLAAVKDQYEPADAKDKSYPYLHWWPKKGSNEFLQYDFDQEYEVSASKVYWFDDSPWGGCRIPDSYQLLYLSEGKWVPVEAVTGYLIEKDKFNVLRFKPVKTKALRLEVRLPKDNSSGIHEWVIE